The following are from one region of the Bradyrhizobium septentrionale genome:
- a CDS encoding DUF302 domain-containing protein produces MAIDGLISLRSNVGPKQTADRLKSELETRGLTLFAQIDHAAGAAGAGLVLRTTELFLFGNAKGGTPLMQATQTIGIDLPLKALVWQDTSGDTWLSYNDPAWLAERHGVADTTQAVTAAMSALLGAIAKAVTSGGA; encoded by the coding sequence ATGGCGATTGACGGACTGATCAGCCTTCGCAGCAATGTCGGGCCGAAGCAAACGGCCGACCGGCTCAAGTCCGAACTCGAGACGCGCGGGCTGACCCTGTTTGCGCAAATCGATCACGCCGCGGGCGCCGCCGGCGCCGGTCTTGTGCTCCGCACCACCGAGCTCTTCCTGTTCGGCAATGCAAAGGGCGGCACCCCGCTGATGCAAGCCACGCAAACGATCGGGATCGATCTGCCGCTCAAGGCGCTGGTCTGGCAGGACACCAGCGGCGACACCTGGCTCTCCTACAACGATCCGGCCTGGCTCGCCGAACGGCACGGCGTTGCGGACACGACCCAGGCGGTGACCGCCGCCATGTCGGCGTTGCTCGGCGCAATTGCAAAGGCCGTGACGTCAGGCGGGGCGTGA